The segment GGCCTCCGTCAGATCCATCCGCCGTCGACGACGTACATCTGCTTGCTGCACATGCGGCTGTCGTCGGCGGCGAGCCACAACGCCATCCGCGCGACGTCAGGCGCGTACAGTCGCCCCGGCAGCGCCTGGCGCTCCTCGATCTGCCGCTCGCCTTCGGGGTTCAGCCACAGCCGCACCTGACGCTCGGTCATGATCCATCCCGGGGCGATGCCGTTGACGCGTATGCGCTCCGGGCCCAGTTCGGTGGCGAGCGCGCGCGTGAGTCCGGTGATCGCCGATTTCGCCGTCACGTAGCAGACGCAGTCGCCGTCGGCCACCGACCAGGTGATCGAGTTCAGGTTGACGATCGACCCGCCGCCGGCGGCGCGCATCTGCGGCCGCACCGCCTGTGCGGCGAACAGTTGATGGCGCAGGTTGACGGCGATGCGGTCGTCGAAGTACTCCGGGGTCACGGAATCGAGCGTGTGCCGGTCGTCGTTGCCCGCGTTGTTGACCAGCACCCGGATCGGACCCAGCGCCTCGCCCGCCTCGGCGATCGCCGCCCGCAGCGCGGCGACGTCGCGGAGGTCGCATGCACGATACCAGGGCGGCGGAAGGCCGCGCGCGGCGATCCCGGAGATCAACTCCCGCGCGAGATCGTCGCGCACATCGACGAACGCCACGCGGCTCTGCTGGTCGCAGAAGTGCAGCACGAGGCTGGCGCCGATGCCGGACGCCCCTCCGGTGATGAACACGACGCGGCCGGCGAGGCTCGGATAGCGCGCGGCATCGTCCATCAACGCGAGGTTGGGATCGGCGTTCATCGGGCGCTCCATCCGGTGCGAACGACCGGCAAGGCCGGAATCCGGCGGACCCGTCGCGATCGCCCGTTCATCGCGCGGCTCCGCGCTCGTGGAAGAGACGAAACCGCATTCGGTGCAGGTAGTCGCGACCAGGGTCGAGACGTGCGTTCGGAAAGTGCGACAGGTTGGGCGCGTCGGGAAAGCGCTGCGTCTCCAGAGCGACTCCCGCGTACCGGCGGTAGCGCGCGCCGCCCTTGCCCACGACCTCGGCGCGAAAGTGTCCGCCGGTGTAGAGCTGCACGCCGGGGGCGTCGGAGAACAGTTCGAGCGTGCGCCCCGAGCCGGGATCGCCGAGCGTTGCCACGCGGCGCAACTCGCCCGCGACTCCGCGCACGCAGAAGTTGTGGTCGTAGCCGCCGGCCGCGGTCGGGACGCGATCGAGGTCGAGTCCGATCGGCCTGCCCTCGCGGAAGTCGAACACCGTGCCGTCGACGCACCTCACTTCGCCGGTCGGGATCAGCGCGTCGTCGATCGGCGTCACGAAGTCCGCTTCGAGGCGCAGCCGATGCGCCGCGATGCTCCCCGCGTCGTGGCCGGCCAGATTCCAGTAGCCGTGGTGCAGGAGGTTCACGACGGTGGCACGGTCCGCGCGCGCACGCATGTCGATCGCGAGGACGCCCTCGTCGTCGAGCCGGTAGCTCACGCTGGCCGAGAGCGCGCCCGGATAACCCTGGTCGCCGTCCGGCGAATCGAGCGTGAAGGTGACTTCGCCGTTCGCTGCATCGCAGGCGGCGCGCCACACCCTGCGATCGAAGCCCGCGGCGCCACCGTGCGCATGGTGCGCGCCTTCGTTGCTGCTCAGGCGATGCGCGACGCCGTCGAGGACGAACGCGCTGCCGCGGATGCGGCCGCCGTAGCGGCCACAGGTCGCGCCCATGTAGGCGTCCGACGCGAGATAGGCTTCCGGCGAGTCGAAGCCGAGAACGACGTCGGCGCTCCGACCGTGCACGTCGGGCATCGCGAGACGCACGATGCGGGCACCCAGGGCGACGACACCGACCGCGATGCCGCCCGCGTTGCGGAGCTCGAAGCCAGGCACCGGCACACCATCGACCGCGCCGAAGGTGAAGGCATCGACTCGCATTCTGTTCTGCTTGTTCGAACACCGTTTGTCAAAGGGAAATATCCTACCGGAATCCCCGGCGGTCCGGGAACCCCCGCGGTATGCTTCGGGCGCATGGACTCCGGGGAAATCGCGGCACGAATGCGCGTCGCCGAAGCACTCGCCCGTGACGCCGGGCGCCTCGCGCTCGACCTGCGGACCGACCGCCCGCGCCTCGACATCCGTCGCAAGGGGCCGCAGGACGTCGTCACGGCGGCGGACGTCGCGGTCGAGCGGATGCTCGTGACCGCGCTGCGTTCGCGCTTTCCCGGCGACGGCATCCTCGGCGAGGAGGAAGGCGGCGGTGCGCGGCCGGGCGCGCCGTGCTGGGTCGTCGATCCGATCGACGGCACCTCGAACTACGCGCGCGCGCTGCCGCATTGGTGCGTCTCCATCGCGCTGGTGATCGACGGCCGCACCGAAGTCGGTGTCATCCACGAGCCGGCGGCCGACGCGCTGTACGCCGCGCGCCGCGGCGCGGGTGCGACGCGCGACGGCCTGCCGCTGCGCATCGGCCGCACCGACGACCTCGCGAGCGCGATCGTGGACGTCGGCTATTCGGCCCGCACGCCGGCCGGCGCGTACGGCGCCCTCGTGTCGGATCTCCTGCAGCGCGGCGTCGGCGTGCTCAATTGCGGGTCGGCGGCGCTCGGCCTCGCGCGCGTGGCCGACGGGCGTCTCGACGGCTACGCCGAGCGCCACCTCTACGCGTGGGACGCGCTGGCCGGGCTCCTCTTGGTCGAGGAGGCGGGCGGCCGGACCCGCCCCTTCCTGGACGGCGACGCGATGACCACGGGAAACGAGACGATCGCCGCGACGCCCGAGCTCTTCGCCACGCTCGTCGATGTGATGTCGGCGCACCGGCCCTAGCAACGCTCTGCGCAACCGCGCGGATGCGTCCCGGGCGGCGGGCGCGCGAACGCTTTGCTGTCGCGTCGTCATGATGGGTCCGCGAGGTCGCGCGCGCCGTGGGGTCGCGCGGAGCTTCCCTACCGGAACAGGTCGGCCATGTTCCTGCCCGCGAGGCGGCTCGCCGCGAGCACCAGCAGCAGCGTCATGACCGTCGTGATGGTTCCGATCGCCGACGCCTCGGCGAGCTGATCGCCCAGCACCAGCTCGTAGATCGCGATCGCCATCGTCTTCCAGCGCGCCGAGTACAGGAGCACCGTGGCGCTGATCTCGCCGATCAGCGTCGAGAAGACCAGGATGGCGCCCGACAGGACGGCGGGCGCGGCGAGCGGCACCATGACCCGCCGCATGGTGGTCATCCAGCCGGCGCCGCAGATCCTCGACGCGTCCTCGAGCTTCGGGTCGATCTGGCCGATCGCGGTGGCGACGGTGCGATACACGAACGCCACGCGCCGCGTGAAGTAGGCGAGCACGAGGATGAGCGCGGTCCCGGTCAGCGCCAGCGGGCCGCTGTTGAACGCGGTCAGGTAGGCCACGCCGATGACCAGGCCCGGCAGCACGAACGGCAGCATGATGGTCGCGTCGAGCGCCCAGCGCGCGCGCAGCCGGCCGCGCGCGGCCGCATAGGCGGTGACGCTTCCGAAGCCGATGCACAGCGCGGTGGCGGCGCCGGCGAGCAGCAGGCTGTTGACGATCGGCGCGAGGAGCTGCGACGCCACGCGTCGGTAGTGCTCGAGCGTGTAGCTCACCGGCAGCATGGTGCCCGGCCACTTGTCGGCGACCGACGCGAGCGCGATCACGACCTGCGGCAGCAC is part of the Burkholderiales bacterium genome and harbors:
- a CDS encoding inositol monophosphatase, whose amino-acid sequence is MRVAEALARDAGRLALDLRTDRPRLDIRRKGPQDVVTAADVAVERMLVTALRSRFPGDGILGEEEGGGARPGAPCWVVDPIDGTSNYARALPHWCVSIALVIDGRTEVGVIHEPAADALYAARRGAGATRDGLPLRIGRTDDLASAIVDVGYSARTPAGAYGALVSDLLQRGVGVLNCGSAALGLARVADGRLDGYAERHLYAWDALAGLLLVEEAGGRTRPFLDGDAMTTGNETIAATPELFATLVDVMSAHRP
- a CDS encoding SDR family oxidoreductase — translated: MDDAARYPSLAGRVVFITGGASGIGASLVLHFCDQQSRVAFVDVRDDLARELISGIAARGLPPPWYRACDLRDVAALRAAIAEAGEALGPIRVLVNNAGNDDRHTLDSVTPEYFDDRIAVNLRHQLFAAQAVRPQMRAAGGGSIVNLNSITWSVADGDCVCYVTAKSAITGLTRALATELGPERIRVNGIAPGWIMTERQVRLWLNPEGERQIEERQALPGRLYAPDVARMALWLAADDSRMCSKQMYVVDGGWI
- a CDS encoding galactose mutarotase; translated protein: MRVDAFTFGAVDGVPVPGFELRNAGGIAVGVVALGARIVRLAMPDVHGRSADVVLGFDSPEAYLASDAYMGATCGRYGGRIRGSAFVLDGVAHRLSSNEGAHHAHGGAAGFDRRVWRAACDAANGEVTFTLDSPDGDQGYPGALSASVSYRLDDEGVLAIDMRARADRATVVNLLHHGYWNLAGHDAGSIAAHRLRLEADFVTPIDDALIPTGEVRCVDGTVFDFREGRPIGLDLDRVPTAAGGYDHNFCVRGVAGELRRVATLGDPGSGRTLELFSDAPGVQLYTGGHFRAEVVGKGGARYRRYAGVALETQRFPDAPNLSHFPNARLDPGRDYLHRMRFRLFHERGAAR